A genomic window from Camelina sativa cultivar DH55 chromosome 2, Cs, whole genome shotgun sequence includes:
- the LOC104714221 gene encoding thylakoid lumenal 16.5 kDa protein, chloroplastic yields the protein MAKSLLCSSTLNPFFSTTLSSSTSSKKNQIAYSGNSKNQTSSLLWNRRDLSLGFMGSLVAIGLVSNDRRRQDANAAILEADDDEELLEKVKQDRKKRIERQAVLNSAVKEKGYLQDLVYKLSKVGQAIENNDLPAAGLVLGKGIDTEWVKTVNLAFTKLSTSPEENTEVEAFNSSLASLITSVNKNDIESSKLAFVSSAGAFEKWTTLTGVLEQLKGL from the exons ATGGCGAAATCACTCCTATGTTCATCAACCCTAAACCCATTCTTCTCCACCACTCTctcatcttcaacttcttcGAAGAAGAACCAAATTGCATACTCAGGAAACAGCAAGAACCAGACGTCGTCTCTGTTATGGAACAGAAGGGATCTGTCTCTTGGGTTTATGGGCAGCTTAGTTGCGATTGGTCTCGTGAGTAACGACAGAAGAAGACAAGACGCGAATGCAGCGATTCTTGAAGCTGATGACGATGAAGAGCTTCTTGAGAAAGTGAAGCAAGATCGGAAGAAGAGGATTGAGAGACAAGCTGTTCTTAACTCTGCTGTAAAGGAGAAAG GGTATTTGCAGGATCTTGTTTACAAGTTAAGTAAAGTAGGACAAGCCATTGAGAACAATGATCTGCCAGCTGCAGGTTTGGTTTTGGGGAAAGGCATCGATACCGAATGGGTCAAAACCGTTAATTTGGCTTTCACAAAG TTGAGTACAAGCCCAGAAGAGAATACAGAAGTGGAAGCATTTAATTCATCTTTAGCTTCTCTTATTACAtcag TGAACAAGAACGATATAGAGTCATCGAAGCTCGCTTTCGTGTCATCGGCTGGCGCATTTGAGAAATGGACGACTTTGACAGGTGTTTTGGAACAGCTTAAGGGACTGTGA
- the LOC104714231 gene encoding uncharacterized protein LOC104714231: MDQYGIPVQRRQMKHKGRNVVWSVGMDKCLIEALAVQAKNGNKVDKCFNESAYTAACVAVNTRFNLNLNSQKVINRLKTIKKRYRVMRDILSRDGFWWNSSTKMIDCESDELWKRYIAVYPDAKAFRGKQIEMYEELRTVCGDYQTSGRYSKVKSESNHHLNDIKHFEEDSVSFPLASSEEHSDTDGTESYAGGANEYMHEESQDFPPPPRDPLRQPSKRPRNLDPFQEAMFAVASSIRRLADAVDQSKTSINTEDLLEAVMEIDGLDEAKQMYAFEYLNGDPVKARAFMAYNKRMRKMFLSRQFWWWK, translated from the exons ATGGATCAATATGGCATTCCAGTTCAGAGAAGACAGATGAAGCACAAGGGGAGAAATGTTGTATGGTCTGTTGGAATGGACAAGTGTCTGATTGAAGCTTTGGCTGTCCAGGCGAAAAACGGGAACAAAGTAGACAAATGTTTCAACGAGAGTGCATACACTGCTGCTTGTGTTGCGGTTAATACTCGTTTCAATCTAAACCTCAATAGCCAAAAAGTTATCAATCGCCTGAAGACGATCAAGAAAAGGTACAGAGTGATGAGAGACATACTTAGTCGAGACGGATTCTGGTGGAACTCGAGCACAAAGATGATTGATTGCGAAAGTGATGAGCTCTGGAAAAGATATATTGCT GTATACCCAGACGCAAAAGCATTTAGGGGAAAGCAAATTGAGATGTATGAAGAACTTAGAACAGTATGTGGTGACTATCAAACTTCAGGTCGATATAGCAAAGTGAAGAGTGAAAGCAATCATCATCTTAACGACATAAAACACTTTGAAGAAGACTCTGTTTCATTCCCTTTAGCAAGTTCTGAAGAACATAGTGATACAGATGGAACTGAGTCATACGCAGGAGGAGCGAATGAGTATATGCATGAAGAGTCTCAAGattttcctcctcctcctcgagATCCTTTAAGACAACCTTCTAAACGTCCTCGAAACTTGGATCCATTCCAAGAAGCAATGTTTGCAGTTGCTTCTAGCATTCGTCGCCTAGCTGATGCAGTGGACCAAAGCAAAACTTCGATCAATACAGAGGACTTGTTGGAAGCAGTGATGGAGATTGATGGGTTGGACGAAGCAAAACAGATGTATGCATTTGAGTATCTGAATGGTGATCCAGTCAAAGCTAGAGCTTTCATGGCTTATAATAAGCGGATGCGGAAGATGTTTTTGTCTCGACAGTTTTGGTGGTGGAAGTAA
- the LOC104714234 gene encoding homeobox protein LUMINIDEPENDENS-like, with product MDEIEIGSSVESLMELLDSQKELFHSQIDQLQDVVVAQCKLTGVNPLAQEMAAGALSIKIGKRPRDLLNPKAAKYLQAVFAVKDAISKRESREISALFGITVAQVRDFFVTQKTRVRKQVRLSREKLILPNSDAIRGDGVPENNNATNHVDPVPLNSVHPEACSISWGEGETVTLMPPEDIPPDISDSDKYFVENIFSLLGKEETFSGQVKLMEWIMQIQDSSVLIWFLSKGGVLILTTWLSQAAAEEQTSVLLLILKVLCHLPLHKASPENMSAILQSVNGLRFYRTSDISNRAKGLLSRWTKLFAKIQAMKKQNRNNSQIDSQSQLLLKQSIAEIMGDTSNPEDILSLTNGRSENVRRIESSQGPKLLLTSADDSTKKHMLGSTPSYNKERRKVQMVEQPGQKAAGKSPQTVRIGTSSRSRPMSADDIQKAKMRALYMQSKNSKKDPLPSAIGDSKTIVPEKPLALQSSKDFPPSQNSEAKTEDTNVPSVEPSAIQPVNGPAIIVPIQTDEIKKPFLTPSKSISNKVGILVKMSPQTILKNCKRIQIDWHVPPGMELDEAWRVAAGGNSKEADVQRNRNRRERETTYQSLQNIPLNPKEPWDREMDYDDSLTLEIPSLQSPEESSTEPQESLDERRTTAGAATTSSSISCPEPDLELLAALLKNPDLVYALTSGKPSNLAGQDMVKLLDVIKTGAPTSSSSSNKQVEEKVEVSLPSPTPATNPGMSGWGQEAIRNPFSRQNQVGAAVARSGTHLHVTSMQWKSTNEQAIPRHATAAYNNSVILSHTERQQQQQQQMQPQLHHNHHLQQQPISTTSYAVREPVGQMGTATSSGSWRSQQSQNSYYSHQGNEIALASQASSYQGNNQQYMSSNREYESWSPDHSPSRNHPNVRGQQQQQQQQQQQPSRKYDSSSHPYWNQNKRWR from the exons ATGGACGAGATAGAAATCGGGAGCTCGGTGGAGTCTTTGATGGAGCTATTGGATTCGCAGAAGGAGCTTTTCCATAGCCAGATCGATCAGCTCCAAGATGTTGTCGTTGCCCAATGCAAACTCACCGGCGTTAACCCTCTCGCGCAAGAAATG GCTGCTGGTGCTTTGTCCATTAAAATTG GAAAGCGGCCAAGAGACTTGTTGAATCCAAAGGCTGCTAAGTATCTACAAGCAGTTTTCGCAGTTAAAGATGCTATTAGTAAGAGGGAATCTCGGGAGATAAGTGCTCTATTTGGTATCACAGTCGCCCAg GTTCgagatttttttgttactcAAAAGACAAGGGTAAGGAAACAGGTCAGGCTTTCAAGAGAGAAGCTAATTTTGCCCAATTCAGATGCTATACGAGGTGATGGTGTTCCGGAAAATAACAATGCCACAAATCATGTTGATCCCGTTCCCTTGAACTCTGTACATCCAGAGGCATGTTCTATAAGTTGGGGTGAAGGTGAAACAGTGACACTTATGCCACCCGAGGATATTCCACCCGACATCAGTGACTCCGACAAATACTTTGTtgagaatatattttctctattgGGTAAAGAAGAAACATTTTCAGGCCAAGTGAAATTAATGGAGTGGATCATGCAGATACAAGATTCTTCCGTACTGATCTG GTTTTTATCAAAAGGAGGGGTTTTGATACTTACAACATGGTTGAGTCAAGCTGCTGCTGAAGAGCAAACAAGTGTCTTACTCCTTATCCTGAAG GTTCTTTGTCATTTGCCTCTTCACAAAGCATCTCCTGAAAATATGTCAGCCATATTGCAAAGCGTCAATGGACTTCGTTTCTATAGGACGTCAG ACATATCAAACAGGGCAAAAGGTTTGTTATCAAGATGGACAAAGTTATTTGCGAAAATCCAAGCAATGAAGAAACAGAATCGTAACAATTCGCAAATTGATTCGCAGAGTCAATTGCTTCTGAAACAGAG TATTGCCGAAATCATGGGTGATACTAGTAATCCT GAAGATATACTTAGCCTTACAAATGGAAGGTCAGAGAATGTCAG GAGGATTGAATCGTCACAGGGTCCAAAATTGTTACTTACTTCTGCAGATGATTCCACCAAGAAACACATGCTTGGTTCAACTCCATCAT ATAACAAAGAACGTAGGAAAGTACAGATGGTGGAACAACCAGGCCAAAAAGCTGCTGGAAAGAGTCCTCAGACAGTAAGAATAGGAACTTCAAGTCGAAGCCGCCCTATGTCTGCTGATGATATTCAGAAAGCAAAGATGCGCGCCCTTTATATGCAGAGCAAGAATAGTAAAAAGGATCCTTTACCAAGTGCCATTGGTGATTCGAAAACCATTGTTCCTGAGAAGCCATTGGCTCTTCAGTCATCCAAGGATTTTCCACCTAGTCAGAACAGTGAAGCTAAGACTGAAGATACAAATGTACCTTCAGTTGAACCTTCAGCTATTCAGCCCGTTAATGGACCAGCCATAATTGTCCCGATACAAACTGATGAAATTAAAAAACCCTTTTTAACACCTTCTAAAAGCATTTCTAATAAGGTGGGAATTTTGGTGAAAATGAGTCCACAAACTATTCTCAAGAATTGCAAGAGAATACAGATTGATTGGCATGTACCTCCAG GAATGGAACTTGATGAAGCATGGAGAGTAGCTGCTGGTGGTAATAGCAAGGAGGCTGATGTTCAGAGAAACAGAAACCGGcgagaaagagaaacaacatATCAGTCTCTTCAAAATATACCATTGAACCCTAAGGAACCATGGGACAGGGAAATGGACTATGATGACAGTTTGACCCTTGAAATTCCGTCTCTACAGTCACCGGAAGAAAGTTCAACAGAACCACAGGAATCACTTGATGAACGAAGAACTACTGCCGGTGCTGCCACAACCTCATCATCTATAAGCTGTCCTGAACCTGATCTCGAATTATTAGCTGCGTTACTTAAGAACCCAGATCTTGTTTATGCACTGACTTCTGGCAAGCCCAGTAATTTAGCCGGCCAAGATATGGTAAAACTGCTTGATGTGATTAAGACTGGGGCACCAACTTCGAGTAGTAGCTCAAATAAGCAGGTTGAAGAAAAGGTCGAAGTTTCTCTTCCATCTCCCACTCCAGCAACTAATCCTGGAATG AGTGGATGGGGACAAGAAGCAATTCGGAATCCATTTTCTAGGCAAAACCAAGTCGGTGCTGCAGTTGCGAGATCGGGTACTCATCTTCATGTTACCTCAATGCAATGGAAATCAACAAACGAACAAGCGATCCCACGACATGCTACAGCAGCATATAATAACTCGGTCATATTGTCTCACACggaaagacaacaacaacaacaacaacaaatgcaACCACAACTTCAtcacaatcatcatcttcaacaacaaccaatCTCAACAACATCGTATGCAGTAAGGGAACCGGTAGGACAAATGGGGACAGCTACATCGTCAGGTTCATGGAGGTCGCAGCAGAGTCAGAACAGTTACTACTCACATCAAGGAAACGAGATTGCATTGGCGTCACAAGCTTCGTCTTACCAAGGGAACAACCAGCAGTACATGAGTAGCAATCGAGAATATGAATCATGGAGTCCTGATCATAGCCCAAGTAGGAACCATCCTAACGTGAggggacaacaacaacaacaacaacaacagcagcaacaaccATCGAGGAAATATGATTCTTCCTCTCACCCTTAttggaaccaaaacaaaagatggCGTTGa